Proteins co-encoded in one Kribbella qitaiheensis genomic window:
- a CDS encoding DUF2961 domain-containing protein — protein sequence MTAVLRRATALLLGALLVLPVSVSTASATGTPYAVAGVSARSAGNGPVGWDVYRRLDRLPELQNGVRSKQFSSFGRDGTNNDGFDGTYSCLRTTAVGCVIAEARGAGEIASIWFTRDEGDVRRTGKITVEVDGKTVLDAQLQDVVDGKLGSPFVYPLVANALQTSGGVYIRVPMPYQKSMRVTVRNNPLFYHVDYRQFPDVAGVSTFDPTDKAEDVVALLQGFGTKDPKPAAAGAKNTAKPVNLAPGKQLTLADDAGPGELSALRLKFPQIVGLDLKTFADDGRAFLGGSQFTMKVDPANTGVKLIRRMDLRIGNQRAKIFVDGVAAGEWAPLPAKGAQWADQMVDLPAAVTAGKSQLVIRNEFVSSDLDFNEFTYWADSVVGGTVKRTDTLDVGPDHLADEQSHAYSITKENWSGSHSMPYAVTADDAARVKSSDALLAGVRVQVTVDGKKRVDAPLGEFFGSGLGENEVRSLFFAMDPNGWYSAWWPMPYLARATVSLVNTTQYKLDGQAEVTTARSAQAGVDLATGKSGYFTALSKRGEATFGQDWAIADATGRGKFVGVSQTMEGLQPDGNTRGYLEGDERVYVDGERTPAIHGTGTEDYFESGWYFNQGTYSTPFHGNSGHEVAAGECKNECDSAFRLHITDAVDFQNQLTFGIEHGQQDDHPAVYGTTAFLYSAARFGARETDRIDTGSAASRQQHGYVDTGTEAELTSVYEGDHDDTAITDQVRSTTAPIRFTVKVDPVNRGVTLRRTGDQNVAGQSAKVIVNGKDAGTWLQPLGNAKQRWLDDNYQLPALLTFGKTKLAIELQPTGPGWTASAYAVQSLVIPYADKRAPARPTDVTAKSRTDNAIALSWSDSADDSGIARYNVYAAKEGVEEKLVGSSVVPGFVHRGIGLGETWKYRVSAVDLAGHESAKSATVEGTSGSTLRVEAESLLPAVSATVPADAQGSCCGVNWSGGAQLWIHGTKAGDKVVLEFAVPTTGTYNLSSVLTKAADYGIVDVAVDGKAPVSVDGYAATGVSVQTVNLGVQALTAGKHQLSITVTGKNPAATGYLVGVDLIDLELSVIRDVPFEKVDKVVAAGKFAKVYDPSVGETGPWYYNDHTLVQDRKTGTWHVFAITHAEPANPLDEKSFGHTTAPSPNGPWTKQPPALVADPAAGESHIWAPYVMYDKGTYYMFYAGGTPDHTAYRMQLATSTDLVHWTRSTANPLFTDGFDGRDPMVHKVGNQWVMYYTANSTPSGGNHIVAYRTSTDLRHWSERQTAFQHPETGTFGGPTESPFVVQRGKDWYLFVCCDGGYESTKVYKSKDPLHFTLDQLVGTIQAHAAEVVQDGDKWFVTGAGWGKGGLFVAPLDFNAVQVTKGHVISNKYYRATVQTAPKASLTALDVDPSGQGNYKAALDSSSRATGPYLGVGTFGVTDLAGAAATVDSQTGKLELTGIPFGDEPVTADWSFDFGPKTFDTSLNWKVSGVVNAPVWEASFNVDSALPNQGDPGGFERNGDVPGFPDWSMATGPGLSVVTAYKRGSSWAEDNHWYDPPTGTVAWQPLWQPGGRALPPGSYAGGTWRVGFSATEKDTTLANQLAGDLN from the coding sequence ATGACCGCAGTTCTGCGTCGCGCAACCGCCCTCCTGCTAGGAGCACTTCTGGTGCTCCCGGTTTCCGTATCCACAGCCTCAGCCACCGGTACGCCGTACGCGGTGGCAGGCGTAAGCGCCCGAAGTGCAGGCAACGGGCCGGTGGGCTGGGACGTCTACCGCCGGCTCGACCGGCTGCCGGAGCTCCAGAACGGGGTCCGGTCCAAGCAGTTCTCCAGCTTCGGCCGCGACGGCACCAACAACGACGGCTTCGACGGCACCTACTCCTGCCTGCGTACTACGGCCGTCGGCTGCGTCATCGCCGAAGCCCGGGGAGCGGGCGAGATCGCGTCGATCTGGTTCACCCGGGACGAGGGCGACGTCCGCAGGACCGGCAAGATCACCGTCGAGGTCGACGGCAAGACCGTCCTGGACGCGCAGTTGCAGGACGTCGTGGACGGCAAGCTCGGCTCGCCCTTCGTCTATCCGCTGGTCGCCAACGCCCTGCAGACCTCGGGCGGCGTCTACATTCGCGTGCCGATGCCGTACCAGAAGTCGATGCGCGTCACCGTGCGGAACAACCCGCTCTTCTACCACGTCGACTACCGTCAGTTCCCCGATGTGGCAGGCGTCAGCACCTTCGACCCGACCGACAAGGCCGAGGACGTCGTCGCGCTGCTGCAGGGCTTCGGCACGAAGGACCCCAAGCCGGCGGCCGCCGGTGCGAAAAACACCGCGAAGCCGGTGAACCTTGCCCCCGGCAAGCAACTCACCTTGGCCGACGACGCGGGCCCCGGTGAGCTCAGCGCGCTCAGGCTGAAGTTCCCGCAGATCGTCGGCCTGGACCTGAAGACCTTCGCCGACGACGGCCGCGCGTTCCTCGGCGGCAGCCAGTTCACGATGAAGGTCGACCCGGCCAACACCGGCGTGAAGCTGATCCGCCGGATGGATCTGCGGATCGGCAACCAGCGCGCGAAGATCTTCGTCGACGGCGTCGCAGCCGGTGAGTGGGCACCGTTGCCGGCCAAGGGTGCGCAATGGGCCGACCAGATGGTCGACCTGCCGGCGGCAGTGACCGCAGGCAAGTCGCAGCTCGTGATCCGCAACGAGTTCGTCTCCTCCGACCTCGACTTCAACGAGTTCACCTACTGGGCCGACTCCGTCGTCGGCGGCACGGTGAAGCGCACCGACACCCTCGACGTCGGTCCGGACCACCTCGCCGACGAGCAGTCCCACGCCTACTCGATCACCAAGGAGAACTGGAGCGGCTCGCACTCGATGCCGTACGCCGTCACGGCCGACGACGCCGCCCGGGTGAAGTCGTCCGACGCGCTGCTGGCCGGAGTACGGGTCCAGGTCACTGTCGACGGCAAGAAGCGGGTGGACGCTCCGCTCGGTGAGTTCTTCGGCTCGGGACTCGGTGAGAACGAGGTGCGCTCCTTGTTCTTCGCGATGGATCCGAACGGCTGGTATTCCGCGTGGTGGCCGATGCCTTATCTAGCGCGAGCAACAGTCAGCCTGGTCAACACCACGCAGTACAAGTTGGATGGGCAGGCAGAGGTCACTACTGCTCGCAGCGCACAAGCAGGTGTCGACCTGGCGACCGGGAAGTCCGGCTACTTCACCGCACTCTCCAAGCGCGGTGAGGCGACCTTCGGGCAGGACTGGGCGATTGCGGACGCCACTGGACGCGGCAAGTTCGTCGGGGTCTCGCAGACCATGGAGGGGCTGCAGCCGGACGGCAACACGCGTGGCTACCTCGAAGGCGACGAGCGCGTGTACGTCGACGGCGAGCGCACCCCGGCGATCCACGGCACCGGCACCGAGGACTATTTCGAGTCCGGGTGGTACTTCAACCAGGGCACCTACTCCACGCCCTTCCACGGCAACTCCGGCCACGAGGTCGCCGCGGGCGAGTGCAAGAACGAGTGCGACAGCGCGTTCCGCCTGCACATCACCGACGCGGTCGACTTCCAGAACCAGCTCACCTTCGGAATCGAACACGGCCAGCAGGACGACCACCCGGCCGTCTACGGCACAACAGCCTTCCTGTACTCCGCCGCCCGGTTCGGTGCGCGCGAGACCGACCGGATCGACACCGGTTCGGCCGCCAGCCGTCAGCAGCACGGCTACGTCGACACAGGGACCGAGGCGGAGCTCACCAGCGTCTACGAGGGCGACCACGACGACACTGCGATCACCGACCAGGTCCGGTCGACCACTGCGCCGATCCGGTTCACGGTGAAGGTCGATCCGGTCAACCGCGGTGTGACGCTGCGGCGTACGGGAGACCAGAACGTCGCTGGACAGTCGGCCAAGGTCATCGTCAACGGCAAGGACGCCGGTACCTGGCTGCAGCCGCTGGGCAATGCAAAGCAGCGCTGGCTCGACGACAACTACCAGCTACCCGCATTGCTCACCTTCGGCAAGACCAAGCTCGCCATCGAGCTCCAGCCGACGGGACCGGGCTGGACCGCGTCCGCGTACGCCGTACAGTCGCTCGTCATCCCGTACGCCGACAAGCGGGCCCCGGCGCGACCCACGGACGTCACTGCGAAGAGCCGCACCGACAACGCGATCGCCCTTAGCTGGAGTGACTCGGCAGACGACAGCGGTATCGCGCGGTACAACGTCTATGCGGCCAAGGAAGGCGTCGAGGAGAAGCTGGTCGGCAGCAGCGTTGTCCCCGGCTTCGTGCACAGGGGGATCGGGCTGGGTGAGACCTGGAAGTACCGGGTCTCCGCAGTCGACCTGGCCGGACACGAGAGCGCCAAATCGGCAACGGTGGAGGGCACCTCGGGCAGCACGCTTCGAGTGGAAGCGGAGTCGCTCCTGCCAGCTGTGTCCGCCACTGTCCCGGCGGACGCGCAAGGGAGCTGCTGCGGGGTCAACTGGTCCGGCGGTGCCCAGCTGTGGATCCATGGGACCAAGGCCGGCGACAAGGTCGTGCTGGAGTTCGCAGTACCGACCACTGGGACCTACAACCTGTCGAGCGTGCTCACCAAGGCGGCTGACTACGGCATTGTGGACGTCGCTGTCGATGGCAAAGCGCCGGTCTCAGTCGACGGGTACGCCGCAACTGGCGTGAGTGTGCAGACGGTGAACCTGGGCGTCCAGGCACTGACGGCAGGCAAGCACCAGCTGAGCATCACAGTGACCGGCAAGAACCCAGCGGCGACCGGTTACCTGGTCGGTGTGGATCTGATCGATCTGGAGCTGAGCGTGATCCGTGACGTGCCGTTCGAGAAGGTCGACAAAGTAGTTGCCGCAGGCAAGTTCGCGAAGGTCTACGACCCGAGCGTCGGCGAGACCGGCCCGTGGTACTACAACGACCACACGCTGGTGCAGGATCGTAAGACCGGCACCTGGCACGTCTTCGCGATCACCCATGCCGAACCGGCGAACCCGCTCGACGAGAAAAGCTTCGGGCACACCACCGCGCCTTCGCCGAACGGCCCGTGGACCAAGCAGCCGCCGGCGCTCGTGGCCGATCCGGCCGCGGGGGAGAGCCACATCTGGGCGCCCTACGTCATGTACGACAAGGGCACCTACTACATGTTCTACGCGGGCGGGACGCCCGACCACACGGCGTACCGGATGCAGCTGGCGACGTCGACCGACCTGGTGCACTGGACCCGCAGTACGGCGAACCCCTTGTTCACCGACGGATTCGACGGGCGGGACCCGATGGTGCACAAGGTCGGCAACCAGTGGGTGATGTACTACACCGCCAACTCCACGCCGAGCGGTGGCAACCACATCGTCGCCTATCGGACCAGCACCGACCTGCGACATTGGAGTGAGCGGCAGACGGCGTTCCAGCATCCGGAGACCGGCACCTTCGGCGGTCCGACCGAGTCGCCGTTCGTGGTGCAGCGCGGCAAGGACTGGTACCTGTTCGTCTGCTGCGACGGCGGCTATGAATCCACCAAGGTCTACAAGAGCAAGGACCCGCTGCACTTCACCCTCGATCAACTGGTGGGGACGATCCAGGCGCACGCGGCCGAGGTGGTCCAGGACGGCGACAAGTGGTTCGTCACCGGCGCGGGCTGGGGCAAGGGCGGGCTCTTCGTCGCTCCACTCGACTTCAACGCCGTACAGGTGACGAAGGGACACGTGATCAGCAACAAGTACTACCGGGCGACCGTGCAGACGGCTCCGAAGGCGTCGTTGACCGCATTGGACGTGGATCCGTCCGGCCAAGGGAACTACAAAGCCGCCCTCGACTCCTCGTCACGAGCCACTGGGCCTTATCTGGGTGTCGGCACCTTCGGCGTCACCGACCTGGCCGGGGCCGCAGCCACCGTCGACAGCCAGACCGGGAAGCTCGAACTCACCGGCATCCCGTTCGGCGACGAGCCGGTGACCGCCGACTGGTCGTTCGACTTCGGCCCGAAGACGTTCGACACCAGCCTCAACTGGAAGGTGTCCGGTGTAGTCAATGCCCCGGTCTGGGAGGCTTCGTTCAACGTCGACTCGGCACTGCCCAACCAAGGCGATCCCGGTGGCTTCGAGCGCAACGGCGATGTCCCCGGCTTCCCGGACTGGTCGATGGCGACCGGCCCCGGTCTCAGCGTCGTCACTGCCTACAAACGTGGCTCGTCCTGGGCTGAGGACAACCACTGGTACGACCCACCCACCGGAACCGTTGCCTGGCAGCCGTTGTGGCAACCAGGTGGCCGCGCCCTACCGCCCGGCTCGTACGCCGGTGGCACCTGGCGAGTGGGCTTCTCCGCCACCGAAAAGGACACCACCCTCGCCAACCAGTTGGCAGGAGACCTCAACTAG
- a CDS encoding DUF6319 family protein has protein sequence MTVDTLAGEAQTDVVDTPEAVIDSPTETAAVVTSAADAAPEAGTDAADTDVAEPAAPVAEEKPKKAPAKKAAPKKTKTLELTLTVTGTADGEWKAELKQGNSFIAKNLLVAAAAVSRAAKELHEDLSGPIDEVIDAAREQQAAKVAALEAELEAARKALAELDD, from the coding sequence ATGACTGTAGACACCCTTGCAGGAGAAGCTCAGACCGACGTCGTCGACACTCCCGAAGCGGTGATCGACTCGCCGACCGAGACGGCGGCTGTGGTCACGTCAGCCGCTGACGCCGCGCCGGAGGCCGGCACTGACGCCGCCGACACGGACGTCGCCGAGCCGGCTGCTCCGGTGGCCGAGGAGAAGCCGAAGAAGGCACCGGCCAAGAAGGCCGCTCCGAAGAAGACCAAGACGCTCGAGCTCACCCTGACCGTCACCGGCACCGCCGACGGCGAGTGGAAGGCCGAGCTCAAGCAGGGCAACAGCTTCATCGCGAAGAACCTGCTGGTCGCCGCCGCGGCCGTCTCGCGCGCGGCCAAGGAGCTGCACGAAGACCTGTCCGGCCCGATCGACGAGGTCATCGACGCAGCCCGCGAGCAGCAGGCCGCCAAGGTCGCCGCCCTCGAGGCCGAGCTCGAAGCAGCCCGCAAGGCGCTCGCCGAGCTCGACGACTAG
- the idi gene encoding isopentenyl-diphosphate Delta-isomerase, whose protein sequence is MTEKVVLVDEAGRAIGTQDKATVHHAETPLHLAFSSYVFDDRGRVLLTRRAHSKKTWPGVWTNSCCGHPLPGEPIEAAVRRRLADELGLVPATVELVLPRFRYRAEMPDGVVENELCPVFRVTCSGDPTPDPAEVAAYKWVDWPVGDVHSGLEAALRAALSPWCVLQAQELSRLGAGPAEWPVADPALLPPAAQ, encoded by the coding sequence ATGACGGAGAAGGTGGTCTTGGTCGATGAGGCCGGGCGGGCGATCGGGACCCAGGACAAGGCGACGGTCCACCACGCCGAGACGCCGTTGCACCTTGCTTTCTCCAGCTACGTCTTCGACGACCGGGGCCGGGTTCTGCTGACTCGGCGGGCCCACTCGAAGAAGACCTGGCCGGGGGTCTGGACGAACAGCTGCTGCGGTCACCCGCTCCCCGGCGAGCCGATCGAAGCCGCCGTACGCCGTCGGCTGGCGGACGAGCTCGGGCTGGTTCCGGCGACGGTCGAGTTGGTGCTGCCCAGGTTCCGGTATCGGGCTGAGATGCCCGACGGGGTCGTGGAGAACGAGCTCTGTCCGGTCTTCCGGGTCACCTGCAGTGGTGATCCGACGCCCGATCCGGCCGAGGTCGCGGCGTACAAATGGGTGGACTGGCCGGTCGGCGACGTTCATAGTGGGCTCGAGGCAGCGCTGCGGGCCGCTCTCTCGCCTTGGTGCGTGTTGCAGGCGCAGGAGCTGTCGCGACTCGGCGCTGGGCCGGCGGAATGGCCGGTGGCTGATCCGGCACTGCTGCCGCCGGCGGCACAGTAG
- the gndA gene encoding NADP-dependent phosphogluconate dehydrogenase, producing MSSAPAQIAVTGLAVMGRNLARNLARNGFHVAVHNRSKARTDALIEQFGHEGEFTAADDLPALVAALEQPRKIIIMVKAGEPTDAVIEELVPLLDEGDIVVDAGNAHFADTRRREDALKAKGLHFVGAGVSGGEEGALNGPSIMPGGSTFAYAALEPMLTRISAHVGGEACCVHVGPDGAGHFVKMLHNGIEYADMQLIAEAYDLLRHVLGLSATEIADVFRDWNTGDLESFLIEITAEVLSQVDESTGQPFVDVVLDQAEQKGTGRWTVQVALDLGIPVSGMAEAVFARSLSGDVVRREAAAGVLAGPSSEAKLDIDRDAFIEDVRHALYSSKLVAYAQGFDAIRAASDQYGWDIDLGAMAKIWRGGCIIRARFLDRIKEAYDRDAALPSLLVDDYFKDAVVSGQDAWRRVVAAAATFGVPAPGFSAALSYYDGLRADRLPAALIQGLRDLFGAHTYRRIDREGAFHLDWSGDRKEQSA from the coding sequence ATGAGTTCAGCTCCAGCCCAGATCGCTGTCACCGGACTCGCGGTGATGGGTCGCAACCTGGCCCGCAACCTGGCGCGCAACGGGTTCCACGTCGCCGTCCACAACCGCTCGAAGGCCCGTACGGACGCGCTGATCGAGCAGTTCGGCCACGAGGGTGAGTTCACCGCGGCGGACGACCTGCCGGCCCTGGTGGCCGCGCTGGAGCAGCCGCGCAAGATCATCATCATGGTCAAGGCGGGCGAGCCGACCGACGCGGTGATCGAGGAGCTGGTGCCGCTGCTGGACGAGGGCGACATCGTCGTCGACGCCGGCAACGCGCACTTCGCCGACACCCGGCGGCGCGAGGACGCCCTGAAGGCCAAGGGCCTGCACTTCGTCGGCGCCGGCGTCTCCGGTGGCGAGGAGGGCGCGCTGAACGGGCCGAGCATCATGCCGGGCGGCTCCACCTTCGCCTACGCCGCGCTCGAGCCGATGCTGACCAGGATCTCCGCCCACGTCGGCGGCGAGGCCTGCTGCGTGCACGTCGGCCCGGACGGCGCCGGCCACTTCGTGAAGATGCTGCACAACGGCATCGAGTACGCCGACATGCAGCTGATCGCCGAGGCGTACGACCTGCTCCGCCACGTGCTCGGACTGAGCGCGACCGAGATCGCCGACGTGTTCCGCGACTGGAACACGGGCGACCTGGAGTCCTTCCTGATCGAGATCACCGCCGAGGTGCTCAGCCAGGTCGACGAGTCCACCGGCCAGCCGTTCGTGGACGTGGTGCTGGACCAGGCCGAGCAGAAGGGCACCGGGCGCTGGACCGTCCAGGTCGCTCTGGACCTGGGCATCCCCGTCAGCGGCATGGCCGAGGCCGTCTTCGCTCGCTCACTGTCGGGCGACGTCGTACGCCGGGAGGCCGCGGCCGGAGTACTGGCCGGGCCGTCGTCGGAGGCGAAGCTGGACATCGACCGGGATGCGTTCATCGAGGATGTACGGCACGCGCTGTACTCGTCGAAGCTGGTCGCGTACGCGCAGGGCTTCGACGCGATCCGGGCCGCCAGCGACCAGTACGGCTGGGACATCGACCTGGGCGCGATGGCGAAGATCTGGCGCGGCGGCTGCATCATCCGGGCCCGTTTCCTGGACCGCATCAAGGAGGCGTACGACCGGGACGCGGCATTGCCGTCGCTGCTGGTCGACGACTACTTCAAGGACGCTGTCGTGAGTGGGCAGGACGCCTGGCGTCGCGTTGTCGCCGCGGCCGCCACTTTTGGCGTTCCAGCTCCTGGGTTCTCCGCGGCTCTCTCGTACTACGACGGCCTGCGCGCCGACCGGCTGCCGGCTGCTCTGATCCAGGGGCTGCGCGACCTGTTCGGGGCGCACACGTACCGCCGGATCGACCGCGAGGGTGCGTTCCACCTCGACTGGTCGGGAGATCGCAAGGAGCAGTCCGCCTGA
- a CDS encoding NAD(P)H-binding protein, with product MTILVTGASGNAGGAVVASLAAEGLAGRALVRKPMELPAGIEPVYGDLNQPDTFADSLAGVTGLFLLSGYDRVDELLAKAVQAGVRRVAVLSSSSVVGKSTDNAVAAYHLATEAAVIASGLEWTFLRPNTFMSNTLRWLDQLRAGDVVRVQFPDVPISTIHPRDIADVAVRALTGDGHSGTAYRLSGPVALKPAEQLEIVGQALGRTLVARELSRAESHEELFASMPATYASAIEGFFADGNVDETTVTDAVETVTGHPPRTLQEWVRENTGLFW from the coding sequence GTGACGATTCTGGTGACCGGAGCGAGTGGTAACGCGGGTGGTGCGGTGGTCGCATCGCTGGCGGCCGAGGGACTTGCCGGACGGGCCTTGGTTCGTAAGCCGATGGAGCTGCCGGCCGGGATCGAGCCTGTGTACGGCGATCTCAACCAGCCGGACACGTTCGCCGACTCACTCGCGGGCGTGACCGGACTCTTCCTGCTGAGCGGATACGACCGGGTCGACGAGCTGCTGGCGAAGGCGGTCCAGGCCGGCGTACGACGGGTCGCTGTGTTGTCGAGCAGTTCGGTCGTCGGCAAATCCACCGACAACGCGGTCGCCGCCTACCACCTCGCCACCGAGGCCGCGGTGATCGCGTCCGGGTTGGAGTGGACCTTCCTGCGACCGAACACCTTCATGTCCAACACCCTGCGCTGGCTGGACCAGTTGCGTGCGGGCGACGTGGTTCGGGTCCAGTTCCCCGACGTACCGATCTCGACGATCCACCCGCGCGACATCGCGGACGTCGCGGTCCGGGCTCTGACCGGCGACGGACACTCGGGTACGGCGTACCGGCTGAGCGGGCCGGTCGCGTTGAAGCCTGCCGAGCAGCTGGAAATCGTCGGTCAGGCTCTCGGCCGGACGCTGGTGGCGCGTGAGTTGAGCCGGGCCGAGTCGCACGAGGAGTTGTTCGCCTCGATGCCGGCGACTTATGCGAGCGCGATCGAGGGATTCTTTGCCGACGGCAACGTTGACGAGACGACGGTCACCGACGCCGTCGAAACGGTGACCGGGCATCCCCCGCGAACCTTGCAGGAATGGGTCCGGGAGAACACGGGCCTGTTCTGGTGA
- the tyrS gene encoding tyrosine--tRNA ligase encodes MTDTSAVLERLRRTTDSIIGEADLLQRLASDRPLRIKYGVDCTAPFLHLGHAVNLWMMRQLQDLGHQVVFLLGDLTTRIGDPTGRSETRPVLTPAEIDANAAAFTEQVGLVLRTSPDVFEVRRNSEWYDAMDTATLLGLFSQVTHAQLMARDMFRTRIAEGREIGLHELIYPVLQGYDSFAVGSDLTIVGTDQLFNEQMGRQFQQRLGIPPQVVITSTITPGLDGGPKQSKSLNNFVALTDTPRDKFGKLMSLPDSLVEVYARVYTELPLDAVAALADAAAQGGPPARDAKLRLASAVVTRYHGAGAARTEQDAFLNTFTHREEPTDIPEVPVGRTPASLIQLLRLARPADSNSELRRLIQQGAVSVGGAKKTDPEELVDLSTPATLRSGRRTWHRLTPPT; translated from the coding sequence ATGACCGACACCTCCGCTGTGCTGGAAAGACTGCGGCGTACGACGGACAGCATCATCGGCGAGGCCGACCTGCTTCAGCGACTCGCTTCCGACCGGCCGTTGCGGATCAAGTACGGCGTCGACTGCACCGCGCCGTTCCTGCATCTCGGGCACGCCGTGAACCTGTGGATGATGCGGCAGTTGCAGGATCTGGGTCATCAGGTCGTCTTCCTGCTCGGCGACCTGACCACCCGGATCGGCGATCCCACCGGCCGCTCCGAGACCCGCCCGGTGCTCACGCCGGCCGAGATCGACGCCAACGCGGCCGCTTTCACCGAACAAGTCGGGCTGGTACTACGGACCTCACCCGACGTCTTCGAAGTACGCCGGAACTCCGAGTGGTACGACGCGATGGACACCGCGACCCTGCTCGGATTGTTCAGCCAGGTCACGCACGCGCAACTGATGGCTAGGGACATGTTCCGGACCCGGATCGCCGAAGGCCGCGAGATCGGGCTGCATGAGCTGATCTACCCGGTACTGCAGGGCTACGACAGTTTCGCCGTCGGCAGCGACCTCACCATCGTGGGAACGGACCAATTGTTCAACGAGCAGATGGGCCGGCAGTTCCAGCAACGCCTCGGGATACCGCCGCAGGTGGTGATCACCAGCACGATCACCCCTGGCCTGGACGGTGGGCCGAAGCAATCGAAGTCGCTCAACAACTTCGTCGCCCTGACGGACACCCCACGGGACAAGTTCGGCAAGCTGATGAGCCTGCCCGACTCGCTCGTCGAGGTGTACGCCCGCGTCTACACCGAACTTCCCCTGGACGCTGTCGCCGCTCTTGCCGATGCCGCCGCGCAAGGCGGTCCGCCTGCCCGCGACGCCAAGCTCCGGCTGGCTTCGGCGGTCGTCACTCGCTACCACGGCGCCGGCGCCGCCCGGACGGAACAGGACGCCTTCCTGAACACCTTCACTCATCGCGAGGAGCCGACCGACATCCCGGAAGTTCCGGTCGGCCGCACTCCGGCGAGCTTGATCCAGCTCCTGAGGCTGGCGCGCCCGGCGGACAGCAACTCGGAACTGCGCCGGCTGATCCAGCAGGGCGCGGTCTCGGTCGGTGGGGCGAAGAAGACTGACCCGGAAGAGCTCGTCGACCTCAGCACGCCCGCCACCCTCCGCTCCGGCCGCCGGACCTGGCACCGCCTCACCCCACCCACCTGA
- a CDS encoding DUF6817 domain-containing protein yields MSTFEDLGSLLLVRGADELEHAGGTLYVHLHRVAKRLTSLGASDTLRIAGLAHAAYGTDGFPTHLFDWQTERPVLEAVIGPEAELLVYRYGSCDRETTWRDLAEHRMVTDRFTGTTEELSNSELREFVDLTIVNELDVLDHAPDLTPKLRPFLQEQIPRWQSLASPAVLADAQRVLQLEPAVEEVS; encoded by the coding sequence ATGAGCACCTTCGAAGACCTGGGATCGTTGTTGCTGGTTCGCGGCGCGGACGAGCTGGAGCACGCGGGCGGCACGTTGTACGTGCACCTGCACCGGGTCGCGAAGCGGCTCACCTCGCTCGGTGCCTCCGACACCCTGAGGATCGCGGGCCTGGCACACGCGGCGTACGGCACGGACGGGTTCCCGACGCATCTGTTCGACTGGCAGACCGAGCGACCGGTGCTGGAAGCAGTGATCGGGCCCGAGGCTGAGCTGCTCGTCTACCGGTACGGATCCTGCGACCGGGAGACGACCTGGCGGGATCTCGCCGAGCATCGCATGGTGACGGATCGCTTCACCGGGACCACGGAAGAGCTGAGCAACTCCGAGCTCCGCGAGTTCGTCGACCTCACGATCGTCAACGAGCTCGACGTCCTCGACCACGCTCCCGACCTGACCCCGAAGCTCCGCCCCTTCCTGCAGGAGCAGATCCCCCGCTGGCAGTCCCTGGCCTCCCCAGCAGTCCTCGCCGACGCCCAACGAGTACTCCAGCTAGAGCCGGCCGTCGAAGAAGTCAGCTAA
- a CDS encoding isochorismatase family protein — MTTPVLEPRRTALILIDLMPRIIALDTAPLSGPEVLERCVALAKATRAVGGLVVNVRVERPNVEVQPDGSGLAPELDPQPGDVELVKRTVGAFHQTGLDDVLRSHGVETVVLGGIATNFGVESTGRVADEHGYRTIYVTDAMTGLDAHAHEFAVSYVFPRFGETCTGTEYVAALSQP, encoded by the coding sequence ATGACCACCCCTGTCCTGGAACCCCGTCGTACCGCGTTGATCCTGATCGACTTGATGCCGCGCATCATCGCCCTGGACACCGCTCCGCTGTCCGGGCCGGAGGTGCTCGAGCGATGCGTCGCGCTGGCCAAGGCGACCAGGGCCGTCGGCGGGCTGGTCGTCAACGTCCGGGTCGAGCGGCCGAACGTCGAGGTCCAGCCCGACGGCAGCGGGCTCGCGCCCGAGCTCGACCCGCAGCCGGGTGACGTCGAGCTCGTGAAGCGCACGGTCGGCGCGTTCCACCAGACAGGCCTGGACGACGTGCTGCGCTCGCACGGCGTCGAGACCGTTGTCCTCGGCGGCATCGCGACCAATTTCGGGGTCGAGTCCACCGGCCGGGTCGCGGACGAGCACGGCTATCGCACGATCTACGTCACCGACGCGATGACCGGCCTGGACGCGCACGCCCACGAGTTCGCCGTCTCGTACGTCTTCCCCCGCTTCGGCGAGACCTGCACCGGCACGGAGTACGTCGCGGCATTGAGCCAGCCTTAG